One genomic region from Nymphaea colorata isolate Beijing-Zhang1983 chromosome 10, ASM883128v2, whole genome shotgun sequence encodes:
- the LOC116262091 gene encoding uncharacterized protein LOC116262091 isoform X3: protein MNGAFDSQILAEKLSKLNNTQQSIETLSHWCIFHRKKAKLVVETWEKQFNSSEKEQRISFLYLANDILQNSRRKGFEFVGEFWKVLPAALKAVLENGDDRGKNIVTRLVDIWEERKVFGSRTRSLKEDMLGSEPPPPLETSRKSSRSVRIVRRDPHSVKVKLAVGSTPEKIVSAFQSMHSEHSHEDMALNKCKLVISRVTRMDKDIGINFPLGEQKKTSLLNELQEQEDVLKQCIDQLGTVKATREALVTQLKEALQEQESKLEHVRTQQQVAQANAAQAASMRQKLGNGIAGQPTGLDAPETTPGLPALHQNGQPSPADVKLPGKDSKTAAEIAAEVAAKLAASTSSAQMLTSVLSSFAAEEAKSAGLKTSTSHPGDTFPNLSPAKRVKLEEPTVRSDGAIAFFPSPQLVMPNLQQHPLAIQQPSASNVQGQVLAQQPTYALLPPPQQYVQTQGTGMMGLHYNYSSSTLPPPPPPPPPLPHQMVLARPAPLAHQPSAPSFQPLQPPPMGYYGQSSQPPNTLGPH, encoded by the exons ATGAATGGTGCATTTGACAGCCAGATATTAGCTGAAAAGCTTTCTAAGCTCAACAATACACAACAGAGCATCGAAA CACTCTCTCATTGGTGTATTTTTCATCGAAAGAAAGCTAAATTGGTGGTTGAAACATGGGAGAAACAATTTAATAGCTCAGAGAAGGAGCAAAGGATTTCTTTTCTGTATCTTGCAAATGACATATTGCAAAACAGCAGGCGGAAAGGATTTGAATTTGTTGGCGAGTTTTGGAAGGTTCTTCCTGCAGCTCTCAAAGCTGTTCTTGAGAATGGTGATGATCGTGGAAAGAACATTGTTACCAgattg GTTGACATatgggaagaaagaaaagtttttggaTCTCGTACTCGGAGTCTTAAAGAAGACATGCTAGGTTCTGAGCCTCCTCCACCTCTGGAGACCAGCAGGAAGAGTTCTAGGTCCGTTCGAATTGTAAGAAGAGATCCACATTCTGTCAAAGTT AAATTAGCTGTAGGAAGCACACCTGAGAAGATAGTCTCAGCATTCCAGTCCATGCATAGTGAACACTCTCATGAAGATATGGCTTTGAACAAGTGTAAGCTTGTCATTAGTCGGGTCACAAGAATGGATAAAGATATTGGAATCAATTTTCCTCTTG GGGAGCAGAAGAAGACCTCTTTGTTAAATGAGCTACAAGAGCAGGAAGATGTTCTCAAGCAATGTATTGATCAACTTGGAACTGTAAAAGCAACGAGAGAGGCTTTAGTGACCCAATTAAAAGAAGCACTACAGGAGCAG GAATCCAAGCTGGAGCATGTCCGCACTCAACAGCAG GTTGCACAAGCCAATGCTGCGCAAGCTGCTAGTATGAGGCAAAAACTCGGTAATGGCATTGCTGGACAACCAACGGGACTAGATGCTCCAGAGACCACTCCAGGTTTGCCCGCTTTGCATCAAAATGGACAGCCATCTCCAGCTGATGTTAAGTTGCCGGGAAAAGACAGCAAGACAGCAGCAGAAATAGCTGCCGAAGTGGCAGCTAAGCTTGCTGCATCAACATCATCTGCCCAAATGCTGACTTCAGTCCTTTCATCCTTTGCTGCTGAGGAAGCAAAGAGTGCAGGTCTGAAAACCAGTACCAGTCACCCTGGGGATACCTTCCCAAATCTCTCACCTGCTAAACGGGTTAAACTTGAAGAGCCAACAGTAAGATCTGATGGTGCTATTGCGTTCTTCCCTTCTCCGCAGCTAGTCATGCCAAATCTTCAGCAGCACCCTTTGGCTATTCAGCAACCCTCTGCGTCTAACGTACAAGGCCAAGTATTGGCTCAGCAGCCTACATATGCATTGCTTCCACCTCCTCAGCAGTACGTGCAAACTCAGGGTACAGGGATGATGGGACTTCATTATAACTACTCAAGTAGCACACTGCCACcccctccaccaccaccaccaccactgccACACCAAATGGTCCTGGCGAGACCTGCACCGTTGGCACATCAGCCTAGTGCCCCAAGTTTCCAGCCTCTCCAGCCACCACCAATGGGATATTACGGTCAATCTAGCCAACCACCAAATACCTTGGGCCCTCATTAG
- the LOC116262091 gene encoding uncharacterized protein LOC116262091 isoform X1, which yields MNGAFDSQILAEKLSKLNNTQQSIETLSHWCIFHRKKAKLVVETWEKQFNSSEKEQRISFLYLANDILQNSRRKGFEFVGEFWKVLPAALKAVLENGDDRGKNIVTRLVDIWEERKVFGSRTRSLKEDMLGSEPPPPLETSRKSSRSVRIVRRDPHSVKVKLAVGSTPEKIVSAFQSMHSEHSHEDMALNKCKLVISRVTRMDKDIGINFPLASYKYPMEGLCSLSANLRTLTRGEQKKTSLLNELQEQEDVLKQCIDQLGTVKATREALVTQLKEALQEQESKLEHVRTQQQVAQANAAQAASMRQKLGNGIAGQPTGLDAPETTPGLPALHQNGQPSPADVKLPGKDSKTAAEIAAEVAAKLAASTSSAQMLTSVLSSFAAEEAKSAGLKTSTSHPGDTFPNLSPAKRVKLEEPTVRSDGAIAFFPSPQLVMPNLQQHPLAIQQPSASNVQGQVLAQQPTYALLPPPQQYVQTQGTGMMGLHYNYSSSTLPPPPPPPPPLPHQMVLARPAPLAHQPSAPSFQPLQPPPMGYYGQSSQPPNTLGPH from the exons ATGAATGGTGCATTTGACAGCCAGATATTAGCTGAAAAGCTTTCTAAGCTCAACAATACACAACAGAGCATCGAAA CACTCTCTCATTGGTGTATTTTTCATCGAAAGAAAGCTAAATTGGTGGTTGAAACATGGGAGAAACAATTTAATAGCTCAGAGAAGGAGCAAAGGATTTCTTTTCTGTATCTTGCAAATGACATATTGCAAAACAGCAGGCGGAAAGGATTTGAATTTGTTGGCGAGTTTTGGAAGGTTCTTCCTGCAGCTCTCAAAGCTGTTCTTGAGAATGGTGATGATCGTGGAAAGAACATTGTTACCAgattg GTTGACATatgggaagaaagaaaagtttttggaTCTCGTACTCGGAGTCTTAAAGAAGACATGCTAGGTTCTGAGCCTCCTCCACCTCTGGAGACCAGCAGGAAGAGTTCTAGGTCCGTTCGAATTGTAAGAAGAGATCCACATTCTGTCAAAGTT AAATTAGCTGTAGGAAGCACACCTGAGAAGATAGTCTCAGCATTCCAGTCCATGCATAGTGAACACTCTCATGAAGATATGGCTTTGAACAAGTGTAAGCTTGTCATTAGTCGGGTCACAAGAATGGATAAAGATATTGGAATCAATTTTCCTCTTG CTTCATACAAATATCCTATGGAAGGCCTTTGTTCACTATCAGCCAATCTAAGGACTCTCACTAGAG GGGAGCAGAAGAAGACCTCTTTGTTAAATGAGCTACAAGAGCAGGAAGATGTTCTCAAGCAATGTATTGATCAACTTGGAACTGTAAAAGCAACGAGAGAGGCTTTAGTGACCCAATTAAAAGAAGCACTACAGGAGCAG GAATCCAAGCTGGAGCATGTCCGCACTCAACAGCAG GTTGCACAAGCCAATGCTGCGCAAGCTGCTAGTATGAGGCAAAAACTCGGTAATGGCATTGCTGGACAACCAACGGGACTAGATGCTCCAGAGACCACTCCAGGTTTGCCCGCTTTGCATCAAAATGGACAGCCATCTCCAGCTGATGTTAAGTTGCCGGGAAAAGACAGCAAGACAGCAGCAGAAATAGCTGCCGAAGTGGCAGCTAAGCTTGCTGCATCAACATCATCTGCCCAAATGCTGACTTCAGTCCTTTCATCCTTTGCTGCTGAGGAAGCAAAGAGTGCAGGTCTGAAAACCAGTACCAGTCACCCTGGGGATACCTTCCCAAATCTCTCACCTGCTAAACGGGTTAAACTTGAAGAGCCAACAGTAAGATCTGATGGTGCTATTGCGTTCTTCCCTTCTCCGCAGCTAGTCATGCCAAATCTTCAGCAGCACCCTTTGGCTATTCAGCAACCCTCTGCGTCTAACGTACAAGGCCAAGTATTGGCTCAGCAGCCTACATATGCATTGCTTCCACCTCCTCAGCAGTACGTGCAAACTCAGGGTACAGGGATGATGGGACTTCATTATAACTACTCAAGTAGCACACTGCCACcccctccaccaccaccaccaccactgccACACCAAATGGTCCTGGCGAGACCTGCACCGTTGGCACATCAGCCTAGTGCCCCAAGTTTCCAGCCTCTCCAGCCACCACCAATGGGATATTACGGTCAATCTAGCCAACCACCAAATACCTTGGGCCCTCATTAG
- the LOC116262091 gene encoding uncharacterized protein LOC116262091 isoform X2: MNGAFDSQILAEKLSKLNNTQQSIETLSHWCIFHRKKAKLVVETWEKQFNSSEKEQRISFLYLANDILQNSRRKGFEFVGEFWKVLPAALKAVLENGDDRGKNIVTRLVDIWEERKVFGSRTRSLKEDMLGSEPPPPLETSRKSSRSVRIKLAVGSTPEKIVSAFQSMHSEHSHEDMALNKCKLVISRVTRMDKDIGINFPLASYKYPMEGLCSLSANLRTLTRGEQKKTSLLNELQEQEDVLKQCIDQLGTVKATREALVTQLKEALQEQESKLEHVRTQQQVAQANAAQAASMRQKLGNGIAGQPTGLDAPETTPGLPALHQNGQPSPADVKLPGKDSKTAAEIAAEVAAKLAASTSSAQMLTSVLSSFAAEEAKSAGLKTSTSHPGDTFPNLSPAKRVKLEEPTVRSDGAIAFFPSPQLVMPNLQQHPLAIQQPSASNVQGQVLAQQPTYALLPPPQQYVQTQGTGMMGLHYNYSSSTLPPPPPPPPPLPHQMVLARPAPLAHQPSAPSFQPLQPPPMGYYGQSSQPPNTLGPH, from the exons ATGAATGGTGCATTTGACAGCCAGATATTAGCTGAAAAGCTTTCTAAGCTCAACAATACACAACAGAGCATCGAAA CACTCTCTCATTGGTGTATTTTTCATCGAAAGAAAGCTAAATTGGTGGTTGAAACATGGGAGAAACAATTTAATAGCTCAGAGAAGGAGCAAAGGATTTCTTTTCTGTATCTTGCAAATGACATATTGCAAAACAGCAGGCGGAAAGGATTTGAATTTGTTGGCGAGTTTTGGAAGGTTCTTCCTGCAGCTCTCAAAGCTGTTCTTGAGAATGGTGATGATCGTGGAAAGAACATTGTTACCAgattg GTTGACATatgggaagaaagaaaagtttttggaTCTCGTACTCGGAGTCTTAAAGAAGACATGCTAGGTTCTGAGCCTCCTCCACCTCTGGAGACCAGCAGGAAGAGTTCTAGGTCCGTTCGAATT AAATTAGCTGTAGGAAGCACACCTGAGAAGATAGTCTCAGCATTCCAGTCCATGCATAGTGAACACTCTCATGAAGATATGGCTTTGAACAAGTGTAAGCTTGTCATTAGTCGGGTCACAAGAATGGATAAAGATATTGGAATCAATTTTCCTCTTG CTTCATACAAATATCCTATGGAAGGCCTTTGTTCACTATCAGCCAATCTAAGGACTCTCACTAGAG GGGAGCAGAAGAAGACCTCTTTGTTAAATGAGCTACAAGAGCAGGAAGATGTTCTCAAGCAATGTATTGATCAACTTGGAACTGTAAAAGCAACGAGAGAGGCTTTAGTGACCCAATTAAAAGAAGCACTACAGGAGCAG GAATCCAAGCTGGAGCATGTCCGCACTCAACAGCAG GTTGCACAAGCCAATGCTGCGCAAGCTGCTAGTATGAGGCAAAAACTCGGTAATGGCATTGCTGGACAACCAACGGGACTAGATGCTCCAGAGACCACTCCAGGTTTGCCCGCTTTGCATCAAAATGGACAGCCATCTCCAGCTGATGTTAAGTTGCCGGGAAAAGACAGCAAGACAGCAGCAGAAATAGCTGCCGAAGTGGCAGCTAAGCTTGCTGCATCAACATCATCTGCCCAAATGCTGACTTCAGTCCTTTCATCCTTTGCTGCTGAGGAAGCAAAGAGTGCAGGTCTGAAAACCAGTACCAGTCACCCTGGGGATACCTTCCCAAATCTCTCACCTGCTAAACGGGTTAAACTTGAAGAGCCAACAGTAAGATCTGATGGTGCTATTGCGTTCTTCCCTTCTCCGCAGCTAGTCATGCCAAATCTTCAGCAGCACCCTTTGGCTATTCAGCAACCCTCTGCGTCTAACGTACAAGGCCAAGTATTGGCTCAGCAGCCTACATATGCATTGCTTCCACCTCCTCAGCAGTACGTGCAAACTCAGGGTACAGGGATGATGGGACTTCATTATAACTACTCAAGTAGCACACTGCCACcccctccaccaccaccaccaccactgccACACCAAATGGTCCTGGCGAGACCTGCACCGTTGGCACATCAGCCTAGTGCCCCAAGTTTCCAGCCTCTCCAGCCACCACCAATGGGATATTACGGTCAATCTAGCCAACCACCAAATACCTTGGGCCCTCATTAG
- the LOC116262092 gene encoding thioredoxin domain-containing protein PLP3B-like yields the protein MDSDSVRSTLSGLALGNVMAAAARDYQKELLAQGKAQAAAPVDQEVDLDELMDDPELEKLHSDRIAALKSEIEKRQVLQRLGHGEYREISEGDFLAEVTKTEKVICHFYHREFYRCKIVDKHLKNLAPRHIDTKFIKLDAENAPFFVAKLAVRTLPCIIMFRNGIATERIIGFQDLGGKDDFTTATLERLLIKKGIIEKKENDEGEEKEHRGGSVRSSTYNSDSD from the exons atggATTCGGATTCGGTTCGATCAACGTTGTCTGGTTTGGCGCTTGGAAATGTGATGGCCGCGGCCGCTCGCGATTACCAGAAG GAATTGCTAGCTCAAGGCAAGGCCCAGGCTGCTGCGccagttgatcaagaagttgATTTGGATGAGTTAATGGAT GATCCTGAGCTAGAAAAATTACACTCAGACAGGATTGCAGCTCTGAAG AGTGAAATTGAGAAGCGACAAGTTCTACAAAGACTGGGTCATGGGGAATACAGGGAGATATCTGAAGGAGATTTCTTGGCTGAGGTCACTAAGACTGAAAAAGTAATATGTCACTTTTACCACCGGGAATTTTACCGCTGCAA GATAGTTGATAAGCATTTGAAAAATCTCGCGCCAAGACATATCGATACAAAATTCATTAAGCTCGATGCTGAG AACGCACCCTTCTTTGTGGCCAAACTTGCCGTGAGGACGTTGCCATGCATCATAATGTTCAG AAATGGCATCGCCACCGAGAGAATCATAGGGTTTCAAGATCTTGGAGGTAAAGATGATTTTACAACTGCAACACTTGAGCGTCTTCTTATCAAAAAAG GaataattgaaaagaaagaaaacgatgaaggagaagagaaggagcATAGAGGCGGATCAGTTAGATCATCTACATACAATTCAGATTCTGATTAA